CAGAAACTTCATCAATTAAACGAATTTTCTTTTCATATTTGGCACGCATAACACTAGGCAACATTGTTTGTAAACATGTTATTTGAAAGGCAAACGTTGTTTCAGCCATTTCTTTACCTAAAGCCAGCATTTCTTCATTTAGGACTGGATTCAAATCCATTAAACTCGCAATATATTTAAGTTCACCAGTATAATCTGTTGAGTGGACAATATCAACGACAAAACCTTGCACACGTCTCCCACCACGTCCAAATGGTACCTCAACCCGCATGCCCTTCATTAAAGTTTCTACAAATTCAGGAGGGATCCCATAATCATAGGGTTGATTGGTTTGCATAGTTGGAACATCAACAATCACTTTCGCAATAGAAACCATTCATTTTCACACCCTTTAGTTAATTTGAACATTCTCTAACTTATTTGACTTAACGCTACGTTTAAAATTTCTTTTGCTATCTCTAATTTACTGCGAACAGAAATCTCAATTGGTTCGCTTACTTCTGAATAAATAGTGACTGCATTCGTCTCCTTATTAAAACCAGCATCTGGTTTAGAGACATCATTTGCCACAATCAAATTGGCTTTTTTCTTTTTCAACTTGCCAAGGGCATATTCTTCAACATTATTGGTCTCTGCCGCAAATCCAATTAAAAATTGATGGGTTTTCTTTTGGCCCAATTCAGCCAAAATATCTGTTGTTTTAGTTAAATTTAAAATCAGTTTATCTTCGTCTTTTTTTATTTTTTCTTTAATTTCAATCGCTGGTTTATAATCAGATACAGCGGCAGCCATAATAACTATATCGGCTGCATCGAACTCTGCTAAGACAGCTTTTTCCATATCGGCTGCCGTTTGAACGTTAACGACACGAACACCCTTAGGCGCTTCTATAAGAGTTGTAGCTGAAATCAAATGGACCTCTGCACCTAAATCTCGTGCGGCAATGGCCAGACTGTATCCCATTTTACCAGAAGAATCATTCGTGATAAAACGTACTGGATCAATGCGTTCCTTTGTACCACCAGCCGTCACGACTATTTTTTTTCCACTTAAAGGCAGATTTTTTTGCTGCTTAAGGAGGCTTAATTCAATTTCGTTAAGAATATCTGCAGGTTCAGGCATACGCCCTCTCCCTTCATATCCCTCTGCTAAGAAACCAGTTGCAGGTTCAATAATGTAACGACCGTCTGCAGTAATTGTTTTTAGATTTCTAACGGTTGCAGGATTTTCCAACATATGCTGATTCATCGCTGGAACTACATAAACAGGCGCTGTTGTTGCTAATAATGCTGTTGAAACAAAATCATCTGCAATCCCATTAGCTAACTTAGCGATACTATTAGCAGTAGCTGGAGCGATTACCGCCATATCAGACCAATCTGCCAAATGGATATGGGCAACTTCTTGACTGACTTTTTCATCAAATGTATCTAAATAAACATCATTTTTACTTAAAACTTGAAAAGTTAACGGCGTTACAAATTTCGTTGCTGACGCTGTCATCGCCACCTTCACTTCAGCTCCCGATTTTATGAGCTTTCGCACTAAGTCACAGACTTTATAAATAGCAATGCCTCCAGTTACATACAAGGCAATTTTCTTTCCTTTTAACATACCAAAAGTCTCCCTTCACTACATAGACTGCTTTTGTTTTCGTTGAAAAAAGAAGCTTCTTCATTTATTTGAAATTTTTCACTTTAGTTTCATTTTATTCATCTAATCTATTCTACTAGAAAAATTGCTTTTTGTCTTGATTTTTAACGAATTCATGATGTGTTTTAATGTCTTTCTATTTTTTAAATCGAAAATAGTTTCATTTTAAGGCCCTTACTAAAAAAATATGTAAAAAGAAGCAGAAAATGCCAAACAAAAAAATCTTTTTGTTTGGCATTCTTTATTTTTCTATTCTTCTGGTCCAACTGTTGTTGGGTCAATAACTAAATCCCCAGCATTAATTTCTTCTAGTGCTTTACCAACGTTTTTATATGAATCATACGATTCTAATAAGTGCATTTCTTTCGCATGCAATTGGTGCGCACGTTTACTTGCAATAATCACCAACGAATATTTTGAATCAATTTTTTCTAGTAAGTTATCAATAGACGGTTCTAACATCATATTATTTACAGCTCCTCAATCATTTTTTTATAACGGTGAATCACTCGCGATACACGCAAATGTTCACTTTCAATAATTTGTTTGACATTTCTAACAGCATTTTCAACTTGGTCATTGACAACAGCATAGTCGTACAAACGCATCATTTCGATCTCTTCGATCGCTTTTTCCATACGTTCTTCAATCACAGCCATTTCATCCGTCCCACGTCCAATGATTCGCGACTTAAGTTCAACTAAATCAGGTGGCGTCAAGAAAATAAAAACTCCTTCAGGCATTTTTTCTCGTACCTGCAGGGCTCCTTGAACTTCGATTTCTAAAAAAACATCTTTTCCACTCGCTAAAGTCTCTTCTACGTAAGCCAAAGGAGTGCCGTAGTAATTTCCTACATACTCAGCATACTCTAATAAGCCACCATTTTCAATTAAAGTTTCAAATTCTTCCTTTGTTCTGAAAAAATAATCCACTCCATCAGTTTCCCCAACACGTTTTTTTCTAGTTGTCATTGAGATAGAATAATCAAAATTGGTTCCATCATTTTCAAAAATTGCTTGCCTAACTGTTCCTTTTCCAACACCAGAAGGTCCGGAAAGGACAATTAAAAGTCCACGGTCTGTCATTCTTTAAAACCCTTTCTAAACGATACTTTTTTATTCAATATTTTGTACTTGCTCTCGAATTTTCTCTAATTGCGTTTTCATCAGAATTACAGTATCAGACAGCTTCAATTGATTGGCTTTAGAGCCAATTGTATTCACTTCCCGATTCATTTCTTGAATTAAAAAATCTAATTCTCGTCCGACAGGTTCTGGCTTTTCGACTAACTGTCGAAAATGAACAATATGACTATCTAAACGTTCCAATTCTTCATGGATATCGGCTTTTTCTAACATTATTGCTAATTCAGTTAATAAGCGAGGTTCGTCAATGAAATTTCCTACTACTTCTTGTAATCGATCTTCTAAACGCGTTCGATAATGTTCTTCAAACAACTCCGATAAATCTGTAATTTGATGAATCGCTAGTTGAAATTGTTCTAAATGATTGAGGACATGTTCCTTTAGGCGCAACCCTTCAGATAGTCGGCTCGCAACCAATTCTTTTAAAGCTTTTTCAGTTGCCTCTCTAACAAGTGGTTCAATTATTTCTTCACCCACTTCTTTTTCTTCAACTGTTAAAAAATCAGAAGAAGCAATCAACTCCATTAAATCAGATTTAAAATCTAAGCCAGGAATTTGATCGTATTTACGACTTGCTTCTGTCGCAAATGCTACAGCTTCGTCAACTAATGACCAATTGATCACTAATTTTTTTTGGCTATCAGCACTTTTCTTCAAATTTAAAAAAATCTCAACCCGTCCGCGCTTCAACTGAGCACTAACTTGCTTTTTTAAGGGCAATTCCATAAAATTTAATTCTTTAGGTATTCGGCTAACCACTTCTAGAAAACGATGGTTGACCGATTTCATTTCAATATCAACTTGGACCATTTCTTGACTTGTCGAAGCTCGACCGAAACCAGTCATGCTTTTCATAAGCTCCCTACTTTCTTAAAGGCTGACATTTTCTAAGGCTATTTTCAAAGCTTTAACTTCATCATTAGATAACGTTAACCCTTTTCCCATTTTTTCGTGAGTCGCATCCCAATCTCGTAAATCAAATTTTGGTTGATTGCCATTCCAGCTGACTAAATTTAATTCCTTCTTCCAGCCTTTTGCATTTTCAGAAAGAACTGCAATTTCTTCCATTATTTCAAAAGAAAATTCTTTTGCCATCTTCTTCACCGCCTCAAATCTAGCTTTTAAATTAACTTTATTTCTACTAATTCATAAAAAATATCAAGATTTAGTTTACCATAAAATCAGTCTATATTATAGTTTTTTTTAGTTACTTTATC
This Carnobacterium maltaromaticum DSM 20342 DNA region includes the following protein-coding sequences:
- the coaBC gene encoding bifunctional phosphopantothenoylcysteine decarboxylase/phosphopantothenate--cysteine ligase CoaBC yields the protein MLKGKKIALYVTGGIAIYKVCDLVRKLIKSGAEVKVAMTASATKFVTPLTFQVLSKNDVYLDTFDEKVSQEVAHIHLADWSDMAVIAPATANSIAKLANGIADDFVSTALLATTAPVYVVPAMNQHMLENPATVRNLKTITADGRYIIEPATGFLAEGYEGRGRMPEPADILNEIELSLLKQQKNLPLSGKKIVVTAGGTKERIDPVRFITNDSSGKMGYSLAIAARDLGAEVHLISATTLIEAPKGVRVVNVQTAADMEKAVLAEFDAADIVIMAAAVSDYKPAIEIKEKIKKDEDKLILNLTKTTDILAELGQKKTHQFLIGFAAETNNVEEYALGKLKKKKANLIVANDVSKPDAGFNKETNAVTIYSEVSEPIEISVRSKLEIAKEILNVALSQIS
- the rpoZ gene encoding DNA-directed RNA polymerase subunit omega, translated to MMLEPSIDNLLEKIDSKYSLVIIASKRAHQLHAKEMHLLESYDSYKNVGKALEEINAGDLVIDPTTVGPEE
- the gmk gene encoding guanylate kinase: MTDRGLLIVLSGPSGVGKGTVRQAIFENDGTNFDYSISMTTRKKRVGETDGVDYFFRTKEEFETLIENGGLLEYAEYVGNYYGTPLAYVEETLASGKDVFLEIEVQGALQVREKMPEGVFIFLTPPDLVELKSRIIGRGTDEMAVIEERMEKAIEEIEMMRLYDYAVVNDQVENAVRNVKQIIESEHLRVSRVIHRYKKMIEEL
- a CDS encoding YicC/YloC family endoribonuclease, with translation MKSMTGFGRASTSQEMVQVDIEMKSVNHRFLEVVSRIPKELNFMELPLKKQVSAQLKRGRVEIFLNLKKSADSQKKLVINWSLVDEAVAFATEASRKYDQIPGLDFKSDLMELIASSDFLTVEEKEVGEEIIEPLVREATEKALKELVASRLSEGLRLKEHVLNHLEQFQLAIHQITDLSELFEEHYRTRLEDRLQEVVGNFIDEPRLLTELAIMLEKADIHEELERLDSHIVHFRQLVEKPEPVGRELDFLIQEMNREVNTIGSKANQLKLSDTVILMKTQLEKIREQVQNIE
- a CDS encoding YdbC family protein; protein product: MAKEFSFEIMEEIAVLSENAKGWKKELNLVSWNGNQPKFDLRDWDATHEKMGKGLTLSNDEVKALKIALENVSL